One Triticum dicoccoides isolate Atlit2015 ecotype Zavitan chromosome 4B, WEW_v2.0, whole genome shotgun sequence genomic window carries:
- the LOC119294298 gene encoding protein RICE FLOWERING LOCUS T 1-like, whose translation MSAVDPLVAARVIHDVLDPFTSTVALTIGYNNRLVRPGAELKPSAVVSKPRVDIGGNDMRVLYTLMLVDPDAPSPSHPSLREYLHWMVADIPGTTGVGFGQELVVYERPEPRSGIHRMVFVLFQQLGRGTVFAPDMRQNFSSRNFARQYHLNIAAATYFSCQREGGSGGRRFRPESSQGE comes from the exons ATGTCGGCAGTGGATCCCTTGGTTGCGGCTCGTGTTATACATGATGTGTTGGATCCATTTACATCAACTGTTGCACTCACAATAGGCTACAACAATAGGCTAGTTCGGCCAGGTGCTGAGCTAAAACCATCTGCAGTTGTAAGCAAGCCGCGAGTTGATATTGGGGGCAATGACATGAGAGTTCTCTACACCCTG ATGTTGGTGGATCCAGATGCCCCaagcccaagtcacccatcactaaGGGAGTACTTGCACTG GATGGTGGCAGACATCCCTGGAACAACTGGTGTCGGCTTTG GCCAAGAGCTTGTGGTTTATGAAAGACCGGAGCCAAGATCCGGCATCCACCGGATGGTATTTGTGCTGTTCCAGCAACTAGGAAGGGGGACGGTTTTTGCACCGGACATGCGGCAGAACTTCAGCTCCAGGAACTTCGCACGCCAGTACCACCTCAACATTGCTGCTGCCACATATTTCAGCTGTCAAAGGGAAGGTGGATCGGGTGGAAGAAGGTTTAGGCCGGAAAGTTCTCAAGGGGAGTAG